In Streptomyces venezuelae, the sequence CAGCGAGCACGCGGCGAAGCAGCTCCTGCGCGCCTACGGGATACGGGTCCCCCGCGAGCAGCTGGTGACCAGCGCGGCGGCGGCGGTCCGGGCGGCCGGGCTGGTCGGCTACCCAGTGGTGATGAAGGCCTCGGGCCCGCAGCTGGGCCACAAGACGGAGCTCGGCCTCGTGAAGATCGGCCTGACCTCGGCGAGCCAGATCCGTGACGCGTACCGGGAACTGACCGACATCGCGCGCTACGAGAACGTGCCGCTCGACGGGATCCTCGTCTGCCAGATGGTGGAACGGGGCGTCGAGATGGTCGTCGGGGTGACCCAGGACGACCTCTTCGGCCCCACCGTCACCGTCGGGCTGGGCGGGGTCCTGGTGGAGGTCCTGCACGACGCGGCGGTCCGCGTACCGCCGTTCGGCGAGGACCAGGCGCGGGCGATGCTGCGGGAGCTGCGCGGGCACGCACTGCTGGAGGGCGTCCGGGGAGCACCCCCGGCCGATGTGGACGCCCTGGTGGAGGTCGTCCTGCGGATCCAGCGGATGGCCCTGGAACTGGGCGACGAGCTGTCCGAGCTGGACATCAACCCCCTGATGGTCCTCCCCCGCGGCCAGGGGGCGGTGGCCCTGGACGCCCTCGCCATCTGCCGCTGAGCCCCGCGCCCCGATCGCCGGCGGGGCTGGGTTTTCCAGCCGTCCGGCGTGTGAGGACCGGGTCCGGGCAGAGCCCGGGAAACGGAGAAGGGACGGGGCGGGGCGGGGAGACGGTTCCGCGCAGCGGCACCCGGCACCCGGCACCCGGCACCCGGCACCCGGCACCCGGCACCCGGCACCCGGCCACAGTCGCAACCACCGACCGCAAAGGGGAGTCCACGCATGGCCACCGCCCCCGAGGACACGGTCCTCCACCGCATCGAGAACAACGTCTCGTGGATCACCCTCAACCGCCCCGAGGCCATGAACGCCGTCACCTGGGACCAGCGCGAGCGCGTCATCGCGCTGCTCGACGGCGCCTCCGCCGACCCGGCCGTGCGGGCCGTCGTCGTCACCGCCACCGGCAAGGGCTTCTGTGCGGGCGCCGACCTGCGCGGGAGCCCCGGCGGTGGCACGGCCGGCGAGCGCGTCGCCGGGGACGTCGCCCGGATGATCCGCCTCGGCGCGCAGCGCCTGATCACCGCCGTCCTCGACTGCGAGAAGCCCGTCCTCGCCGCCGTCAACGGCACGGCGGCCGGTATCGGCGCCCACCTCGCCCTCGCCTGCGACCTCGTGATCGCCGCCGAACCGGCGCGCTTCATCGAGGTGTTCGTCCGCCGCGGTCTGGTCCCCGACGGCGGGGGCGCGTATCTGCTGCCCCGGCTCGTCGGACCGCAGAAGGCCAAGGAGCTGATGTTCTTCGGCGACGCCGTCCCGGCCGCCGAGGCCGAACGCCTCGGCCTGGTCAACCGGGTGGTTCCGGCCGAGCAGTTGGAGGAGACGGCCCGGACATGGGCCGAGCGGCTCGCGAACGGGCCCACCCGGGCCCTGGCCATGACCAAGCAGCTGGTCAACGCCTCCCTGGACGGGGACCGGGCGGCCGCGCTCGCCGCCGAGGCCACCGCCCAGGAGATCAACATGACCACCGCCGACGCGAACGAGGGCGTGGCGAGTTTCGTGGAGCGCCGCACACCCAAGTACCTCGGCCGCTGACCCCGGCCTACATCCGCGGGTCGGGCTTGAGCAGCGCGAACACCGCTCCGGCCGGGTCGGCCAGCCAGGCGATCCGGCCGACCTCGGGGAGGTCGGTGGCGGGCATGACGACGGTTCCGCCGTTCGCCCCGGCCGCCGCGACCGTGGCGTCGACGTCCGACGCCATGAAGTACGGCGTCCAGCGGGGCTCATCGCCCATGCCCTCGCCCATGGACGGGGCGATGCCGCCGAAGGAGGCGTCCTGCTGGTCGCCCTCAGCGGTGCTCACCACCCGGTACGTCATTCCGGGCGCGGGCATCTCGGCGCTGCGCCATCCGAACAGCCCGGCGTAGAAGGCGAGGTCGGCGACGGGGTCCGGTACGTGGAGCTCGGTCCACACGAGCGCCCTGTCGACGGAGGTCAGCTGG encodes:
- a CDS encoding enoyl-CoA hydratase/isomerase family protein, coding for MATAPEDTVLHRIENNVSWITLNRPEAMNAVTWDQRERVIALLDGASADPAVRAVVVTATGKGFCAGADLRGSPGGGTAGERVAGDVARMIRLGAQRLITAVLDCEKPVLAAVNGTAAGIGAHLALACDLVIAAEPARFIEVFVRRGLVPDGGGAYLLPRLVGPQKAKELMFFGDAVPAAEAERLGLVNRVVPAEQLEETARTWAERLANGPTRALAMTKQLVNASLDGDRAAALAAEATAQEINMTTADANEGVASFVERRTPKYLGR
- a CDS encoding VOC family protein, with product MLGTDFTTGSPNWLDLGSPDTEAAAAFYGAVLGWEFASAGPEAGGYGFFQVDGKTVAALGPLTEEGARSAWMQHFMTPDIQATTAAVTAGGGTVRMEPMDVMGEGWLAQYTDPQGAEFACWQPGKTGGLQLTSVDRALVWTELHVPDPVADLAFYAGLFGWRSAEMPAPGMTYRVVSTAEGDQQDASFGGIAPSMGEGMGDEPRWTPYFMASDVDATVAAAGANGGTVVMPATDLPEVGRIAWLADPAGAVFALLKPDPRM